In Anaerolineales bacterium, one DNA window encodes the following:
- a CDS encoding DUF1801 domain-containing protein produces MKNQKSGFTSIDEYIAACPPQSQERLQTIRATINKLVPEAKERISYQIAAFELNGKNIIHFAGWKKHVSLYPVPAGDEAFEEEVSNYVDGKGTVKFPLDEPMPMRLVTKIIKLHVAQNLKMMKSKK; encoded by the coding sequence ATGAAAAACCAAAAATCTGGCTTCACTTCCATTGATGAGTACATTGCTGCTTGTCCGCCGCAGTCACAGGAGCGTTTGCAAACGATACGGGCGACGATCAATAAACTTGTCCCCGAAGCGAAGGAACGAATCAGTTATCAGATCGCGGCGTTTGAGTTGAATGGGAAGAACATCATCCATTTTGCGGGGTGGAAAAAGCATGTGTCGCTGTACCCGGTTCCGGCGGGGGATGAAGCGTTCGAGGAAGAAGTATCCAATTATGTGGACGGCAAAGGCACGGTCAAATTTCCGCTCGATGAACCGATGCCGATGAGACTCGTCACGAAGATCATCAAGTTGCATGTGGCGCAAAATTTGAAAATGATGAAATCCAAAAAGTAA
- a CDS encoding DUF1801 domain-containing protein → MSPKKDTQKSAGFTDEEKAAMKARAKELKAEARASKDRAAGESTVLAAIAAMPAPERTMAKRLHEIVTAAAPSLMPKTWYGMPAYADADGKVICFFQAASKFGVRYATFGFQPDAKLDDGNMWAASFALVKLTAAEENRIIALVKKAVS, encoded by the coding sequence ATGAGCCCAAAGAAGGATACGCAGAAGTCCGCGGGATTCACGGACGAAGAAAAAGCCGCGATGAAGGCACGCGCCAAAGAACTGAAGGCGGAAGCGCGCGCAAGCAAAGACAGGGCGGCTGGAGAAAGCACCGTACTTGCGGCAATCGCTGCGATGCCAGCGCCAGAGCGAACAATGGCGAAGAGGCTGCATGAGATCGTCACAGCCGCCGCGCCGAGTCTCATGCCGAAGACCTGGTATGGCATGCCCGCCTATGCCGACGCGGATGGCAAGGTCATTTGCTTCTTTCAGGCGGCGAGCAAGTTCGGGGTGCGCTACGCAACCTTCGGCTTCCAGCCCGATGCGAAACTTGACGATGGTAATATGTGGGCGGCATCCTTTGCATTGGTAAAGTTGACCGCCGCCGAGGAAAACAGAATCATTGCGCTCGTGAAGAAAGCGGTGAGTTGA
- a CDS encoding VOC family protein, with amino-acid sequence MKKITPFLWFDTQAEEAMNFYVSLFKNSKVNSVSHGPDGKAFTVSFELNGQEFMGLNAGPRFKFNESISMFVNCENQAEVDHFWNALVADGGEESMCGWCKDKYGLWWQIIPQQLGELMGDPNPAKAQSVTQAMLQMKKIIVADLQKAYDGVQS; translated from the coding sequence ATGAAAAAGATCACCCCATTTTTGTGGTTCGATACGCAGGCGGAAGAGGCGATGAATTTTTATGTCTCGCTCTTCAAGAATTCAAAGGTGAACAGCGTTTCACATGGACCCGATGGCAAGGCGTTCACCGTGTCGTTCGAATTGAACGGGCAGGAATTCATGGGCTTGAATGCGGGTCCGCGATTCAAATTCAATGAATCGATCTCGATGTTCGTCAACTGCGAAAATCAGGCGGAGGTGGATCATTTTTGGAACGCGCTCGTTGCCGATGGGGGAGAAGAGTCGATGTGCGGCTGGTGTAAGGATAAATATGGTTTATGGTGGCAGATCATTCCGCAGCAGTTGGGTGAGTTGATGGGCGACCCCAACCCCGCGAAGGCACAGAGCGTCACACAGGCGATGCTTCAGATGAAGAAAATCATCGTGGCAGATTTACAGAAGGCGTATGATGGAGTCCAATCATGA
- a CDS encoding excinuclease ABC subunit UvrA: MPQEYIEIHRARENNLKNVSLRIPKRKITIFTGVSGSGKSSIVFDTIATESQRLLNENFSMFVRNFLPKYSQPEADSIENLSMSIVVDQKRMGGGSHSTVGTVTDINTILRLMFSRIGQPHVGPSNVFGFNDPKGMCPNCNGLGRKLDVDLDKFLDASKSLNEGAILFPDYAVEGWYWSQLISTGMFDPDKKLSKYSKKEMDDLLHSGPIKIKTKVGAKDFNMTFEGIVTRFTNKYIKGDLKTKSERTQKMVEPFMTMGPCTLCHGARLSQEVLKCKINGYNIGDLTSMEIPVLIETLKKFKEPAAEPLVKAILERLQNLVDIGLEYLSLSRETDTLSGGESQRVKVVKHLGSSLTDVIYIFDEPSVGLHPRDVHRMNELLQKLRDKGNTVIVVEHDPDVIKVADHIVDVGPHAGPQGGEIVYEGSYANLLKSNTLTGRHMQQSVPLKESFRVSTGKLPIKNAKVNNLKNVSVSIPTGVFTVVTGVAGSGKSSLINDVFQYQHPDAIMIDQSAVGVNSRSNPATYTGILDDVRKAFASANKVQASLFSFNSKGACENCQGLGVIYTDLAFLNEAKTPCEICGGKRFKDEVLAYKLNGKSISDVLALNVGQALEFFEIKEVVKKLQAMSDVGLDYLGLGQPLSTLSGGECQRIKLASELHKKGSIYIMDEPTTGLHMSDIGHLMEVINRLVDTGNTVVVIEHNLHVIKNADWIIDMGPEGGSKGGQIMFEGTPKELLKAKQSLTSAYLKN; the protein is encoded by the coding sequence ATGCCACAGGAATACATCGAAATTCACCGCGCGCGTGAAAACAATTTGAAGAACGTCTCGCTGCGCATCCCCAAACGCAAGATCACCATTTTTACGGGCGTATCTGGCTCGGGCAAATCGTCCATTGTGTTCGATACGATCGCGACCGAATCACAGCGACTGCTCAACGAAAATTTCAGCATGTTCGTGCGTAATTTCCTGCCGAAGTATTCCCAACCTGAAGCGGATTCCATCGAGAACTTGAGCATGTCCATTGTTGTGGATCAGAAGCGGATGGGCGGCGGTTCACACTCGACCGTGGGCACGGTCACCGACATCAACACGATTCTACGCCTGATGTTTTCCCGCATCGGTCAACCGCATGTGGGTCCCTCCAATGTCTTCGGTTTCAACGACCCGAAAGGGATGTGCCCGAACTGCAATGGACTTGGGCGCAAGTTAGACGTGGACTTGGATAAGTTTTTGGATGCCTCCAAATCTTTGAACGAAGGCGCAATTTTATTTCCAGATTATGCCGTCGAAGGCTGGTACTGGAGTCAACTCATCAGCACGGGCATGTTCGACCCTGATAAGAAGTTGTCCAAATATTCGAAAAAGGAAATGGACGATCTCTTACACAGTGGACCGATAAAAATCAAGACAAAAGTTGGGGCAAAAGATTTCAACATGACCTTCGAGGGCATTGTTACCCGCTTTACAAACAAATACATCAAAGGTGACCTGAAGACCAAGTCCGAGCGGACTCAAAAGATGGTGGAACCTTTCATGACAATGGGCCCCTGCACCCTGTGTCACGGAGCACGTTTGAGTCAGGAAGTCTTGAAGTGCAAGATCAATGGCTACAACATCGGTGACCTGACGAGTATGGAAATCCCAGTCTTGATCGAGACGTTGAAGAAGTTCAAAGAACCCGCTGCCGAGCCATTGGTCAAAGCGATCCTTGAACGATTGCAGAACCTTGTGGATATTGGCTTGGAATATCTCAGCCTCAGCCGTGAAACGGATACGCTTTCAGGCGGCGAGTCGCAGCGCGTGAAGGTGGTCAAACACCTTGGCAGCAGTCTCACCGATGTCATCTACATCTTCGACGAGCCAAGCGTGGGTTTGCATCCGCGCGATGTGCATCGCATGAACGAGTTGCTGCAAAAATTACGTGACAAAGGCAACACCGTCATCGTTGTGGAGCATGACCCCGATGTCATCAAAGTGGCGGATCATATCGTGGATGTGGGTCCGCATGCGGGTCCGCAGGGTGGCGAGATCGTCTACGAAGGAAGTTATGCCAATTTGCTCAAGTCCAACACGTTGACGGGCAGGCACATGCAGCAATCCGTCCCGTTGAAAGAGTCGTTTCGCGTGTCAACGGGCAAATTGCCGATCAAAAACGCGAAGGTCAACAACTTGAAGAACGTCAGTGTGAGCATCCCCACAGGAGTGTTCACCGTAGTGACGGGCGTGGCGGGTTCTGGCAAGAGTTCGCTCATCAATGATGTTTTTCAATACCAACATCCCGATGCGATTATGATCGACCAATCTGCTGTGGGGGTCAACAGCCGTTCCAACCCCGCCACATACACGGGCATTCTGGACGATGTCCGCAAGGCGTTTGCGTCGGCAAACAAGGTTCAGGCTTCGCTGTTCAGCTTCAACTCGAAGGGCGCTTGTGAAAACTGTCAGGGACTCGGCGTGATCTACACCGATCTGGCATTCCTCAATGAAGCCAAAACTCCCTGCGAAATTTGCGGCGGCAAACGTTTCAAAGATGAAGTGCTGGCATACAAACTCAACGGCAAATCCATCAGCGATGTGCTGGCGCTGAACGTGGGGCAGGCGCTTGAATTTTTTGAGATCAAAGAAGTTGTCAAAAAATTACAAGCCATGAGCGATGTAGGCTTGGATTATCTCGGGCTCGGCCAGCCCTTGAGCACGCTTTCAGGCGGCGAATGTCAGCGCATCAAACTCGCCAGCGAGTTGCATAAAAAGGGCAGCATCTACATCATGGATGAACCGACCACAGGCTTGCACATGTCCGATATTGGACATCTCATGGAAGTCATCAACCGTCTCGTGGACACAGGCAATACCGTTGTGGTCATCGAGCACAATCTGCACGTCATCAAGAACGCTGATTGGATCATCGACATGGGTCCCGAAGGCGGCAGCAAAGGCGGGCAGATCATGTTCGAAGGCACGCCCAAGGAGTTATTGAAAGCAAAGCAATCTCTTACAAGTGCATATCTAAAGAATTAA
- a CDS encoding metalloregulator ArsR/SmtB family transcription factor produces MRRDVFQAIADPNRRAILALLANQKLTLNGIAENFRISRPAVSRHIRILEECGLVVVIPQGRERYCEARFDRLSEVSDWVEKYRQMWEARFDRLDEVLLEMQK; encoded by the coding sequence ATGAGACGAGACGTATTTCAAGCCATTGCTGACCCGAACCGCCGCGCGATCCTTGCGTTGCTGGCAAATCAAAAATTGACGTTGAATGGTATAGCCGAGAATTTTCGCATCAGCCGACCTGCAGTTTCAAGACACATCAGGATTTTGGAGGAATGTGGATTGGTGGTTGTCATCCCGCAGGGACGCGAACGTTATTGCGAAGCCCGTTTCGACAGGTTGAGCGAAGTGTCTGACTGGGTTGAAAAATATCGTCAAATGTGGGAAGCGCGGTTTGACCGTTTGGATGAAGTTTTATTGGAAATGCAAAAATAG
- a CDS encoding dihydrofolate reductase family protein: MRKIIVLEHISLDGVIQAPGGPDEDTSGGFAHGGWMAPYSDAILGTALRGQMNLPFDLLVGRKTFEIWEPYWPKHADVWPGVNTATKYVASNTRTSSEWQPSVFLDGDIAEKVAKIKGQQGPDLHVWGSSNLIQTLIKHDLVDVFWLMIYPITLGSGKRLFADGATPAAFKVTESTVTSKGVIVVNYERAGAITTGS; encoded by the coding sequence ATGAGAAAAATTATTGTGCTTGAACACATCTCCCTTGATGGTGTCATACAAGCCCCAGGGGGACCAGACGAAGATACCAGTGGCGGCTTCGCACATGGCGGATGGATGGCGCCCTATTCCGACGCGATTCTTGGAACAGCTTTGAGAGGGCAGATGAACCTGCCGTTCGACCTTTTGGTGGGGCGCAAAACCTTTGAAATTTGGGAGCCGTACTGGCCGAAACATGCGGACGTATGGCCTGGCGTCAACACGGCGACCAAGTACGTTGCCTCGAATACCAGAACTTCGAGCGAATGGCAGCCGTCTGTGTTTTTAGATGGAGATATTGCAGAAAAAGTCGCCAAAATCAAGGGACAGCAAGGTCCCGATCTGCATGTTTGGGGGAGCAGTAATCTTATTCAGACGCTTATCAAGCATGATTTGGTCGATGTGTTCTGGCTGATGATCTATCCGATAACATTAGGCAGTGGAAAACGGTTGTTTGCCGATGGCGCGACTCCCGCGGCGTTCAAGGTGACGGAAAGCACAGTCACCTCGAAAGGCGTCATCGTCGTGAATTACGAGCGTGCAGGTGCAATCACAACCGGAAGTTGA
- a CDS encoding dihydrofolate reductase family protein encodes MSKVILGTTISLDGFINDRNGSVNPLYTDLVGWLETDLGIESIQNTGAVVMGRNSFAMAEDPDWFAGNYEYQVPIFVLTHHAPKKHPKETKQLTFTFVTDGLESAIHQAKAVAGNKDVNIIGAASTAQQCLRAGFADELHVDIMPILLGGGLRFFEHLDESQTHLERIKVVELPGGRTHLCFRFVR; translated from the coding sequence ATGAGTAAAGTTATTTTAGGTACAACCATATCGCTTGACGGCTTCATCAACGACCGCAACGGCAGCGTGAACCCTCTTTACACCGACCTCGTGGGTTGGCTCGAAACTGATCTGGGCATAGAATCCATTCAAAACACGGGCGCCGTGGTGATGGGACGCAATTCATTCGCGATGGCAGAAGACCCCGATTGGTTTGCGGGGAATTATGAGTACCAAGTGCCGATCTTTGTCCTTACCCATCACGCCCCAAAGAAGCACCCAAAAGAGACGAAGCAATTGACCTTCACGTTCGTGACAGACGGTTTGGAAAGCGCAATTCATCAGGCAAAAGCAGTCGCAGGAAATAAAGACGTCAACATCATCGGTGCGGCGAGCACGGCGCAGCAATGCCTGAGAGCCGGTTTCGCCGATGAACTCCATGTGGATATCATGCCCATCCTGCTTGGCGGTGGGCTGCGCTTCTTTGAACATCTTGACGAGAGCCAGACTCACTTGGAACGAATCAAAGTGGTGGAATTGCCCGGCGGTAGGACGCATCTCTGTTTCCGTTTTGTTCGATGA
- a CDS encoding DUF1697 domain-containing protein, with translation MAVTQYLALLRGINVGGKNIIKMADLKACFESLGFSDVVTYIQSGNVLFKSAEKDKAKLTNLIEMELPKRFNYAARLVTVTHKELKKTVDTAPRGFGSELERYRYDVIFLKEPLTPKEAMKNVSTKEGVDAAHMGEHVLYFSRLVSRASQSHLTKIISLPVYQSMTIRNWNTTTKLLALMEKE, from the coding sequence ATGGCAGTGACTCAATATCTCGCCTTGCTGCGCGGAATCAACGTCGGCGGAAAGAACATCATCAAGATGGCAGACTTGAAGGCTTGTTTCGAGTCTTTGGGATTTTCTGATGTGGTTACCTACATCCAAAGCGGGAATGTGTTGTTCAAGTCTGCTGAAAAGGACAAGGCGAAGTTGACGAACCTCATCGAAATGGAACTCCCCAAACGCTTCAACTATGCCGCCCGTCTGGTGACTGTGACTCACAAGGAACTCAAAAAGACCGTGGATACCGCGCCGCGCGGGTTTGGCAGCGAACTTGAAAGATACCGTTACGACGTGATCTTTCTGAAAGAGCCGCTCACTCCGAAAGAGGCGATGAAAAATGTCAGCACGAAGGAAGGTGTGGATGCTGCACATATGGGTGAGCATGTCCTGTACTTCTCGCGTCTTGTTAGCAGGGCATCGCAAAGCCATTTGACGAAAATCATTTCACTGCCTGTGTATCAATCCATGACCATCCGCAATTGGAATACGACGACCAAATTGCTGGCTTTGATGGAAAAGGAATAA
- a CDS encoding FAD-binding oxidoreductase, with product MKTQKILPPSVSELRALFNGRVIAPDDPRYESARKVVSGNIDRRPSAIIRVADAGDVSRLVSLAREHDFELAIRSGGHSGAGHSTTEGGIVLDLSAMKDLQIDLEERTAWAETGLTAGEFTAAVGAHGLATGFGDTGSVGLGGLTLGGGVGFLVRKYGLTIDSLLAAEVVTADGQLLYVDDKSHPDLFWAIRGGGGNFGVVTRFKFQLHEVDMVLGGMLFLPATADTIASFMVEADSAPEQLSTILNVMTAPPMLFLPEEVHGTPIIMAMMVYAGDPAEGENVVAPFRALATPYADMLRPMHYPEMYPPEEGEYHPIAAARTMFLDHVTRSDAELILERLQRSTGSMAVTQLRVMGGAMARVPSDATAFAHRRSKIMANLAALYENLEKKEIHEEWVTEFFSSLQQSDKGMYVNFVGDEGEVHVRAAYPNGTWERLTEIKKKYDPTNLFRLNQNIPPK from the coding sequence ATGAAGACACAAAAAATACTTCCCCCCTCTGTTTCAGAATTGAGAGCTTTGTTCAATGGCAGAGTCATCGCCCCAGACGACCCCCGCTATGAATCCGCGCGGAAGGTTGTCTCGGGAAATATTGACCGTCGCCCGTCGGCGATCATCCGTGTGGCAGATGCGGGCGATGTCTCGCGCCTTGTCTCGTTGGCGCGTGAGCATGACTTCGAGTTGGCCATTCGCAGCGGCGGTCACAGCGGCGCGGGTCACAGCACAACGGAAGGCGGCATCGTGCTTGATCTTTCTGCGATGAAAGACTTGCAGATCGATCTCGAAGAACGAACTGCCTGGGCAGAGACTGGTTTGACCGCTGGCGAATTTACAGCCGCAGTCGGCGCACATGGGCTCGCTACTGGTTTTGGCGATACCGGCTCGGTCGGTCTTGGCGGCCTCACACTTGGTGGCGGCGTTGGTTTTCTCGTCCGCAAATATGGGCTGACGATTGACTCCCTGCTCGCTGCCGAAGTCGTCACCGCAGATGGTCAACTCCTTTATGTGGACGATAAATCGCACCCCGATCTCTTCTGGGCGATTCGCGGCGGAGGCGGCAACTTCGGCGTTGTCACACGCTTCAAATTCCAATTGCATGAAGTGGATATGGTCCTTGGCGGGATGCTCTTCCTGCCTGCCACAGCGGACACGATCGCTTCTTTCATGGTTGAAGCTGATTCTGCACCCGAGCAGTTATCCACCATTTTGAATGTGATGACCGCCCCGCCGATGCTCTTCCTGCCTGAAGAGGTGCATGGCACGCCAATCATCATGGCAATGATGGTTTATGCGGGCGATCCTGCTGAAGGTGAAAATGTGGTTGCTCCCTTCCGCGCACTTGCCACACCGTACGCCGATATGCTGCGCCCGATGCACTACCCTGAGATGTACCCGCCCGAGGAGGGGGAGTACCATCCCATTGCGGCAGCGCGGACGATGTTCCTTGACCACGTCACCCGCTCCGATGCGGAGTTGATCTTGGAGCGCTTGCAGCGTTCGACTGGCTCCATGGCGGTGACCCAGCTTCGGGTAATGGGAGGCGCGATGGCGCGTGTCCCATCCGATGCGACAGCGTTCGCCCATCGTCGATCCAAGATCATGGCGAATCTTGCCGCGTTGTATGAAAATCTTGAAAAGAAGGAAATCCATGAAGAATGGGTGACCGAATTCTTTTCCTCGTTGCAGCAAAGCGACAAGGGCATGTATGTGAATTTTGTCGGCGATGAGGGCGAGGTGCATGTCCGCGCGGCATACCCGAATGGGACGTGGGAGCGGCTGACTGAGATCAAGAAGAAGTACGATCCGACCAATCTATTCAGATTGAATCAGAACATTCCTCCCAAATAG
- a CDS encoding SRPBCC family protein — protein sequence MSAKNKTSIVAEPGKQELFITREFDAPRELVFKAHTDPALFAQWIGPRGLTTTLDTFEPVSGGRYRFVQKDTDGNEYGFNGTFHEISLERMIQTFEFEGLPERGHVSMDCMTLDELPGNRTRITVQSIFRSVSDRDGMIQSGMERGVTEGYERLEEILAGSGR from the coding sequence ATGTCAGCCAAAAATAAAACAAGTATCGTTGCTGAACCCGGCAAACAGGAACTCTTTATCACCCGCGAATTTGATGCGCCGCGAGAACTGGTGTTCAAGGCGCACACTGACCCCGCCCTCTTTGCACAGTGGATCGGTCCGCGCGGCCTGACCACTACTCTTGACACCTTCGAACCCGTCAGCGGTGGCAGGTACCGGTTTGTCCAAAAGGATACCGATGGAAATGAATACGGTTTCAATGGAACCTTCCATGAGATTTCGCTGGAGCGAATGATTCAAACCTTCGAATTTGAAGGTTTGCCCGAACGCGGACATGTTTCTATGGATTGCATGACTCTGGATGAATTGCCAGGAAACCGAACAAGGATCACGGTTCAATCCATCTTTCGGTCTGTTTCTGACCGCGACGGTATGATCCAGTCTGGAATGGAGCGCGGAGTGACTGAAGGCTATGAGCGACTTGAAGAGATCCTTGCGGGATCGGGAAGATAA
- the pheA gene encoding prephenate dehydratase, with translation MKVAFQGEPGAYSEQAVFNYYGEVETLPCESFDVMFDSVVSGKSDFALAPIENSLAGSIHQNYDLLLRHDLHIVGEYLLRVRHCLITMPGVKKEDIKKAISHPQALGQCTAYLRNLGVKPETVYDTAGSVKILKELGAKDTAAIASKRAAELYGMQILEEGIEDNAENYTRFLAVGRESVVPKGEAKTSIVFTLKNMPGALFKALSVFALRDIDLTRIESRPLQGKPWEYLFYIDFVGSTNDEVPKRALGQLGEYALMLRVLGSYPRCRG, from the coding sequence ATGAAAGTAGCATTCCAAGGTGAACCCGGTGCGTACAGTGAGCAGGCGGTCTTCAATTATTATGGGGAGGTGGAAACCCTCCCGTGCGAGTCGTTTGATGTGATGTTTGATTCGGTCGTATCGGGCAAAAGCGATTTTGCCTTGGCTCCCATTGAAAATTCGCTCGCTGGGAGCATTCATCAAAACTATGACTTGCTCTTGCGACATGACCTGCATATCGTCGGCGAATATCTTTTGCGCGTGCGCCATTGTCTGATCACCATGCCCGGCGTGAAAAAGGAAGATATTAAAAAAGCGATCAGTCATCCGCAGGCATTGGGACAATGTACGGCATACCTGAGAAATTTGGGTGTCAAGCCTGAAACTGTCTATGATACGGCGGGGAGTGTGAAGATTCTGAAAGAGTTGGGGGCAAAAGATACAGCGGCGATTGCGTCGAAGCGGGCGGCGGAACTGTATGGAATGCAAATTCTGGAGGAAGGTATTGAAGATAACGCGGAAAACTATACTCGTTTTCTCGCTGTGGGACGAGAATCAGTTGTCCCTAAGGGGGAAGCGAAGACATCCATTGTGTTCACGTTGAAGAATATGCCGGGCGCGTTGTTCAAGGCATTGAGCGTGTTTGCCCTCCGTGATATTGATCTCACAAGGATCGAATCGCGCCCGCTGCAGGGCAAACCGTGGGAATATCTCTTTTATATTGATTTTGTCGGTTCGACAAACGATGAAGTTCCAAAACGCGCACTCGGCCAGTTGGGGGAGTATGCGTTGATGCTGCGCGTGCTGGGTTCGTATCCCAGATGTCGCGGATAA
- a CDS encoding MFS transporter codes for MKTFYQVLANTVLANVTNMTVWFAMIFFIYLETRSVTATSIVSGIYLVMTAGLGIWFGSLVDHNKKKNAMILSGVISLLIYIAGFVLYVSTPAEEWKNPTSVTLWILNVLLLVGVIAGNIRSIAVPTLVTILIPEDERAKANGLTGTAFGIAFLICSAISGLLVGAGGMYYVLILGIAMMLLSILHIWFVEIPEKEIVHLEHQPKVDLRGTFAVVAAIPGLMALILFSTINNFLGGTFMGLMDAYGLSLVSVEAWGLLFAVISCGFIIGGLFIAKYGLGKNPLVAMFAANIIIWIISAVFTIQPSISLLAVGMLIYISVVPFIEAAEQTILQRVVPQERQGRVFGFAQSVEQSAAPLTTFLIGPIAETFFIPFMTTGAGVGLIGAWFGTGADRGIALVFTVTGIIGLVLTVIAMNTKYYQLLSNRYMDDVPAESLPEGELA; via the coding sequence GTGAAAACTTTTTATCAAGTTTTAGCGAATACTGTTTTAGCCAACGTCACGAATATGACGGTTTGGTTTGCGATGATATTTTTTATTTACCTTGAAACCAGATCCGTCACTGCCACCTCGATTGTTTCAGGAATTTATCTTGTAATGACGGCTGGCTTGGGTATTTGGTTTGGCAGTTTGGTCGACCATAACAAGAAAAAGAATGCCATGATTCTTTCGGGCGTGATTTCTTTACTCATTTATATAGCTGGTTTTGTGCTTTATGTAAGCACGCCTGCCGAAGAATGGAAAAATCCAACCAGCGTTACGTTGTGGATTCTTAATGTACTCCTTTTAGTTGGTGTGATTGCGGGGAATATCCGCTCGATTGCAGTGCCAACCTTGGTGACGATTTTGATTCCCGAAGATGAGCGTGCCAAAGCCAATGGGCTCACTGGTACCGCTTTTGGTATCGCATTCCTGATCTGTTCTGCCATCAGTGGTTTGTTGGTTGGCGCGGGCGGCATGTATTATGTTTTGATTCTTGGAATCGCGATGATGCTTCTTTCAATTCTTCATATCTGGTTTGTAGAGATTCCAGAAAAAGAGATCGTGCATCTTGAACATCAACCCAAAGTGGATTTGCGCGGCACCTTTGCCGTGGTCGCGGCGATTCCCGGTTTAATGGCGTTGATCCTTTTCTCCACCATTAACAACTTTTTGGGCGGCACATTCATGGGTCTTATGGATGCGTATGGTCTATCGCTTGTTTCTGTAGAAGCCTGGGGGCTGCTCTTTGCGGTGATCAGCTGCGGTTTTATCATTGGCGGGTTGTTTATCGCTAAATATGGTTTGGGCAAAAATCCGCTGGTGGCGATGTTCGCCGCCAACATCATTATATGGATCATCTCGGCGGTCTTTACGATTCAACCGTCCATCAGCTTGCTTGCGGTGGGCATGTTAATTTACATCAGTGTTGTACCGTTTATCGAAGCCGCGGAGCAGACGATTCTTCAAAGAGTTGTCCCGCAAGAAAGACAGGGACGGGTATTCGGTTTCGCTCAAAGCGTGGAGCAATCCGCCGCGCCTTTGACGACGTTTTTGATTGGTCCCATTGCTGAGACCTTTTTCATCCCGTTTATGACCACTGGTGCAGGCGTTGGCTTGATCGGTGCTTGGTTTGGCACAGGTGCAGATCGAGGCATTGCTTTGGTGTTCACGGTTACGGGTATTATTGGTTTAGTCCTAACAGTAATTGCCATGAATACAAAATATTATCAATTGCTGTCCAATAGATATATGGACGATGTGCCTGCTGAGAGCTTGCCGGAAGGCGAGTTGGCGTAA